The stretch of DNA ctgacgagtccagagtcaagactgacgagtcccaagtcaagactgacaagttccaggtcaagactgacaagttccaagtcaagactgacgaGTCCTAAGTCATGTCCCAAGTGcaaagtcctaaactttgagtttcgagtccttaacaagtcataatgcactCATCACCAAACATAATGCCATTTTAACAGCATaataatatattcaatttacaaaaaTCTTGATTGCTGTTTaaaatctgtatttatttatcaagtattttcaagtcaaaaggctctagtccaagtgaagtcatgagtcactggtgttaaagtccaagttgaGTTGCAAGTCCTTTCTGATTTTGTGaagtcgagtctaaagtcatcaaatttgtgactcgagtccaagtCACGTGACTCGAGTCCAAGTCACGTGACTCGAGTCCACAACTGACATGGCCCTTCTAATAAAATTAGCTCATAAAGTGGGACCTGTCTtaataaatattgtactttagtGGTGCGAGTTCTCAAACAAATGAGCAAGCTGATTAGAGACTGATGAATTACTTCACTTCGAGTACGAGATCGATGTCCTGTCACTGTAtacgtgtttttttaatttgaggtGCGGGACATGATCGTGACGCGGCCGGACATCGGTTTCCTGCGGACGGACGACGACTTCATCCTCCGTTTCCTGAGAGCCAGGAAGTTCGACCAGATGGAAACCTTCAGGCTGCTGGCCCAGTACTTCCAGTTCAGACAGCAGAACCTCGACATGTTCCAGAGCTTCAAGGTCCGGTTTACGTTTGTGGGGTTTTTACAGTTCGAAAGTTTCAAAAACTACATGTAACCTGCGTCGTAAACAGTTTGACCTAAAACTGATCATTAGTTAAGAGTTCAGAGGAATGTTTTTCTGTCAGTATCCGACATTACAGTCCATCACAATCCTCGTCAACTCACGCTGGAAAATATATGTCCATGTTGTAcggagaaatatttgagtccGTCCACATCGTCAACAAATCAgataaattgagaaaatatgacgaaggttatatcgagcgacagcgatgggagattattattatttaaaataatgtcagaaaaaagtccaaaaagaagttttaaaaagtctgaacaaTGTCCCAagaatttcagacattttttttttaaaagtccaaaaaacgtctgaaaaatgtccaaagaatgTCAGACAAAGGTCCGAAAAAAAGTttcaaaaaaatgtcggaaaaaagttttaaaagtcagataaatatccaaaaaatgttttttaaaaagtctgaaaaatttccaaaaaatttccgaaaaatgtccgtcaaatgtccgaaaaaagtaaaaaaaaaaaaaaagaggaaaaaagtaGTGtctgtaaaaagtaaaaaaatgttttccaaagATTggcaaaaaagtcagaaaaacgtccgaatttttttttttaaggtcccaaaaatatccaaaaaatgtccgaaacatgtctgaaaaaatttttctggaaaaaaagtcccaaaaatgtccaaaacatgTAGAAGAAGATGTCcgacaaatgtctgaaaaaagtaaaaaaaaagaggaaaaagtaAAATCTTCCCCCCAAAAATGTCCGAcacatgtcagaaaaaaaagcaaaaaaaaaagtctaagcGACCGACAGCCCGGAGCGCTACGTATAGTAAACTACATTTCATCGATGTCATCTGAACGTTACGGTTTCATGTGTCAGGTGGACGACCCCGGTATTAAACGGGCGTTGATGGACGGTTTCCCCGGCGTGCTGGAGACTCCAGACCAACATGGCCGAAAAATCCTCATCTTGTTCGCCTCCAACTGGGACCAGAGCAGGTAACGCAcgcacacccccacacacaaccacgcacgcacgcacacacacaaccacgcacgcacgcacgcacaaccacacacacaaccacgcacgcacgcacccacacacaaccacgcacgcacgcacccacacccacacaaccacgcacgcacacacaaccacgcacgcacgcacacacacacacacacacagagagcctaATGAGTCATTTAGTTAAGACTTCCAGCGTCACGCTCTCTTTAACTATTGATTAGCTGTTGATAAATACGTGTTCctgacctcctcttcctcctgctcctgctcctcttcctcctgctcctcttcctcctcctcctgctcctcttcctcctgctcctcttcctcctgctcctcctcctcctcctcctcctcctcctgctcctcctcctcttcctcctgctcctcttcctcctgctcctcttcctcctcctcctcctcctcctcctcctcctcgtcctcctcctcctcctcctcttcctcctcctgctcttcctcctcctgctcctcctcctcctcctcctcaggaaCTCGTTCACGGACATCCTGCGTGCCATCCTTCTGTCTCTGGAGGTTCTGATAGAGAACCCGGAGCTCCAGATCAACGGTTTCATCCTCATCATCGACTGGAGCAACTTCTCCTTCAAACAGGCCTCCAAGCTGACGCCCAACATCCTCAAACTGGCTATCGAGGGCCTTCAGGTAAacacgcgcgcacgcacgcgcgcacgcacgcacacacacctggacCACGCCGGTCTCACACCTGGTCCCTCCTTGAACCAGTTCTTGTGAGGTTCTGGATCACTTCTTCCACGACTCAGTAAAACGGCCTTCTGAAGATGCTGCTCTGATAATCAATGTGCATGTTATTGATTACAGACTTCATCATTTATCTCATCTCCtgtccttgtttcctctcctcttgtcttgtctcctctccttcttcctttcctcttctttccttgtctctcctcttcttttctgtctcctctccttcttcctttcctctcctgttTCCGTCCTTAAttcctctcctctttgtctccttgccttcttcctctcccttccttgttgtctcctctccttcttcctttcctatcctctctttgtctcctctccttctttctctcctttccttgtctcctctccttcttcctttcctctcccgTTTCCGTCcttatttcctctcctctctttgccTCCTtgctttcttcctctcccttccttgttgtctcctctccttcttcctttcctctcctctctttgtctcctttccttgtctcctctccttcttcctttcctctcccgTTTCCGTCCTTATTTCCTCTCCActcttttgtctcctctcctttccttgttCCCGTCCTTGTTCCCGTCcttatttcctctcctctcctttccttgttCCCTCTCCTGTTCCCGTCCttatttcctctcctttccttgtatcctctccttcttcctttcttctcctGTTTCCGTCCTTGTTTcctccccttctcctctccttgttgtctcatctcctccctcctctcttttctgtttcctctgtttcctttcctctcctgttTCCCCTCCTTGCCTCCTCATTTAtgcttgtttcctctctttgtctcctctccttattgctgtccttgtctcctctccttgtcctcTTTTAtgcttgtttcctctctttgtctcctctccttattgctgtccttgtctcctctccttattGCTGTCCTTGTCTCCTCCCTCTTGTCTCCTCAGGACAGTTTTCCAGCTCGGTTTGGAGGGATCCACTTTGTGAATCAGCCGTGGTATATTCACGCCATGTACACCATCATCAAACCTTTCCTCAAAGACAAGACCAGGAAAAGGGTGAAGACACAAACAAGTTTACAagtttcctgtttttattttgtcctctTATCGTTTCTCacctccttttttcttcttctctttttcccttctgtcacttcctctcctctctcctccaccgTTTCATTTCCATcgtttctctcttctcttttgaTTATTAACACCCTCCTCCCTTGTTTCCTCCCCTCCTTTTTTcatcctctcgtctcctctgctgtttcctttcctctcctctcttcctctccttgtctcctttcctcccctctccttacTCCTCTCCatgtcccctctcctctccgctCCTCTCCTCGTGTCCTCTCCTCAGATCTTCCTCCACGGTAACAACCTGAACTCGCTCCACCAGCTCCTCCAGCCCGAGTGTTTGCCGTCAGAGTTCGGCGGGACTCTCCCTCCGTACGATATGGGCATCTGGGCTCGAACGCTGCTGGGACCCGACTACAACGACGAGACCGAGTACACGCTGACCTACGACGCCCTGCACGTCAGGGAGaactgtggaggaggaggaggagacaaggagatgatgaagaggtgaggagggaCAGGGACTAGatgagagacagacaaccacaTGACGATGGacgaaattattattttcatcatttcttAGTTCCTTTGGGAGcatcctcgtttcctctcctcttttatttctttttttttcaactgatcacactgtaaaaatagaCTTGTGTGTTCCAGTCCACgtacttcctgaagtacactccaatgtagtgcactgtgtgtactctgtacttacttgagtagtgcgtgtATTTCAGCGGGGTAGGGTCATCTCAAATGGAATACTCTGCgccgcactgaccggaaatgacgaccgcaacatttcaccgcggctcgctacccgccaaaacatcttcttcttcttcttcggggttttacggcagcgagcatcctttgtgttgctgctgcctccttcaggttttacccgtccACTACCACACtaatagtggtcgtggtcccGCCCCTTCTGCTACGTAGCCAAAATGGAGCcaattgagtgtggaaagtgtccagcgttccacactcaaccaTCGGACCGTTTTGAgaacaacatccgggtactttgagtgcactgcattttgacatacttcccagtgtgaacgcacttatgcactcaaaatagtaagtgtaagtacagaagtacgtggattggaacacactcttaGTCTTTATCTTATAACTTTAAGTCAGACTGGCTATAGACACTTACATGTACCTGTTGCATAAAGCCTCCCTATGAGTGACTAATGTAAGACTGACTGAACAGCATAAATCCAACGGTCGTTAGAACCGTTTTAGACGCTCAGGAACAATTCAGGAATATGGTATTAAAATCCAAAACGTTatagataaacagttgaaatagttagctaaaaggcTCAACTAGACTAGTCCAACCTGACAGTTTAattcttcttccaccactggtttctACTATCACACTATCTGCGTGTGTTTCAGGTCTCAGTCGGCGGTGGAACCAGGAACTCTCCGGCAAACGGACAGGGAGACCAGCACGCCACTACTGGCCCtggactgaacacacacacacacacgcacacacatctaGAGCCGTCACATGACCACGCAGAtccatcaacacacacatgtacagacAACAACAAATCACAGCGTCCACTTTGACACATCCTCTCTatatcactcacacacacacacacacacacacacacacacacaccagctgtgTATTAAGCTGGTGGATTTGAGCCTGCATCCTTTAGTCCTGTTGACCTGAACTCTGACAGTGACTGAACTTCCTgaacaggacacacacacacacacacacacacacacacacacacacacacacgcacacacacacacagtctgtcctGTCTCTGAGCCGTCTAATGCCTCCCAGCTGAGCCTCTCTCCAGCCAGCAGCATCTGTCCTGTGATGTCcatgacgacgacgacgacaacGACGACGACGACAACGACGACACACTCTTAAGTGTTTGTGCGTCGTCTTCTCGCTTCGAGTTTTTGTTAATTCTGTCAGAAACAAGCAGGAATGTAACGAGGAAAACACCGCGATcacatttcatctgtttctgTGAGCCGAGTCCTGAGGGAGGATGTGGTGAAACTTTATTTAAACCTCAGACAACAGAGAATCATATCAGTAATAATTAAGAAACATTTAGAGCAGGTTGCACCAACAAGGATTCATTTcaacaaatattatttaattctGGTTTAAAAAGATAAACCCAGATTAACCAGTTAGAGTTCATATTAATGGATTTTGTCATTCACGTTCTCGGTTTCGTAAAAGGGTAAACAGAACGTATAACGTTGCCATGGAGCAACAACTTCCTTTGCCTATATTTGATTATATAATTTGTCAAATTGTCTCCACTAAAAGTATGCAGAGTTATCTATTAGCAGCTCCTGTTATCAACGTACTCGTGGATGTTCAGActactatcactggattactgtgATACTGAGGAAAACTTGAAAACGTGaagattctcaggcaagttctgtaGCGTCTTTTTTCTACGCTTTCTAAGCGGGTTTATGGACGTCTATTTGTGAAAGACACCAGATGTAGTTATATCCTCAGAAAGTGTAAGTCACGCTGAATTTAAAAATATGCGTATCATGCCTGTATGTTTAAATTTGACTGAGTTATGACTCTGAGAATAGTCAGATTTTTTACTTTTCCACGCCCCCACCACGTGCCTCACAGTTTGAAAATATGTGGAATAGTTGatagacagaaaatgaatcgacaagtagtaaaaataaaagttgcAACCTTAAATATAGCTTTCTCAGGTGGAAAAGTTTCACATTAATCTTCTATAATTCAGGTTTAATCATGATTTAATCCAGGATTAAAGATAATCCTTGTTGGTGAAACTCTTAAATGTTTGAAAGAGCATTTGTCTTTAGTGTTTTCAGAGCTGTGAATCTAAAGTTAGTTTCTGTGCAGTTCTGACACGGCGGCTCCATCACTCCATCACAGTATGTTCGTCAACATATGAATCAAAATACTTTGAATTTAACTGACTTCAATGTCCCGGTAatctgaaagagaaagagagtcaATGGACATGCAGGAAGAAGCAAAAGAAACTTCACTTTGGTAGAAtaatttcacctttttttttctttcatgtaaaaacaacaaaatcacgGCACtagcatttcaaaataaaagcaccgcAAATTCGGCAGATATTATAACCGGATGCATGAAAACTTTTCTACCAGAGTGAAATAAAttctttctgaaaaaaaaagtattgtgcTGTGAAGAAACCACAGGATGCCAAATTATCACCTTTAACCTCGAAGGGAAagattgtttttattgaatcttaatttattattatgaagattgtatattattgttataagtattattactattacgcTGCAAAAAGAAGTGACACACTTGGCCGATCTTATCCTGAGATATTTAAAGTCTGATTATCTTCGGTTTCTGCAAcgtaaattattttaatttctgtCTGAAATCAGAAAATCTTTCAACTTTAACGACTCGTTAAACATCACATTTATGAGGAGAGTGAGAACATGTGCAGGTTGATGATTTCACTTTCAAATATCTCGATATAACGCGGATTATTTGTGAAATATAAAAGGCCAAGTTTGTCCTGATTATTTGCAGTGTGTTTGACTCCTCATCAGGGTTACTCTGAGCAGTGATCTGATCTCCACTCGACTGTAATGTAACTTCCTCTCAATGAATGTATAGAAGTAAACATTTACACCAACCTGACTGGGTTGTGTTCCAGcgcgttttattttgaaagtctaCAGGTTTTTCTAAATACAGTGAGGCTTTCACTCACAACAGTCCTCAGACTacggagaggagacaaggagaggagaggaagagaggaaacaaggagaggaggggaggagagaggacaagaTGGCGCTAACTACGGCTGCCTCGGCGATTTGGTGCgctctgtttttcttgtttttttgtgtttctttagtttttggtgGAAGTTCACGGATTGTCTTCTCTAGAGAAGACATCCTTAACCTCAGGGAATCTACCCCAGCAGATCTTTTCCCCAACTTTCTGGCACCTTCAGCAGTTTTAATGCACGTTTTGCTGGGAGCTGTGGCCCTCGGCCGAGCGGCGAAGCGCCGGAGAGGAAAGCGCTCCGGAGCGCTGAATcgcttcagacagagaggactaAAAACTCCGCTGCCTGCGATATTCCTCTCCAACGTGCGCTCACTGTGCAACAAAGTGGACGAGTTGCTGCTGATGGTCAGTACCAACAGAgacttttccctctcttctgtcttgtgttttactgagtcgTGGTTGTGTGGAACTATACCGGACTCTGCGCTGCAGCTTCCCGGCTTCCAGCTGTTCCGAGCCGACCGCGACCCGGAGCTATCACACAAGTCAAAAGGAGGGGGAATATGTTTCTATATTAACGACGGCTGGTGCAAGGACGTGACAGTGCTTCTGCGGACATGTTCTCCGGATCTGGAATCCTTTATTATCAACTCTAAACCATTTTATTCCCCCCGTGAattctcctccttcattctgGTCGGTGTTTACATCCCGCCTCAGGCTCACGTGGAGCTCGCGCAGCGGCTGCTTGCCGACCAGAtacaggaggtggagaggaaaaacccGGACTCTCTTGTTATCGTTCTTGGGGACTTTAACAAGGGAACTTATCACAGGAACTCCCAAAATATAAACAGTTTGTTAAATGtccgaccagagaggagaacacgcTGGACAAGTGCTACTGCAACATCAGAGACGCATATCACGCCGTTCCCCGCGCTGCGCTGGGAAACTCCGACCACGTCTTGGTCCACCTCATCCCCTCTTACAGGCAGAGGGTCAAACTGGCTAGACCGGTTGTGAGGACGACCAAGaagtggagcagcgaggcggtgGAGGATCTGCGTGAGTGCCTGGACTGCACGGACTGGGAGATGTTTAGGACCGCCACTGACAGTCTGGACGAGTATGCAGAGGCTGTGACGTCGTATATCAGCTTCTGTGAGGACAGCTGTATACCGACGCGTACCAGGGTTCACTATAACAACGAGAAGCCCTGGTTCACAGCCAAACTCAAACAGCTTCGTTTGGCTAAGGAAGAGGCATTTAGGAGTGGTGACAGGGAGGGctttaaagaggctaaatacgcgtttggcaaggcggtgagggaggccaaacggcagtattcaGAGAAACTACAAGAACAGTTCTCAGCCAGTGACTCTGCCtcagtctggaaagggctgagacagatcacaaactataagcccaaaccgtcccactccacgaatgacctccgactggcaaatgagctgaatgagtttTACTGCAGATTTGACAGACGTAGTGACGGTCCTGGCtgcatctcctctccccccagccatcagccatcagcagttaacactgttaacaccagcaccccccagctttctccacaagcacccagcctgtgcacacccctcccccccttcacacctctgtccatccaagaggaggaagtcaacaggctcttcaaaggacaaaacccccgcAAAGCAGCCGGCCCCgactctgtctcacctgcaaccctgaaacactgtgcagaccagttgtctccagtgtttacagggattttcaacacctccctggaaaactgcagggtgccgtcctgcttcaaagcctccaccatcatcccggtccccaagaagccaaggatcacaggtcttcaggactacagacccgtcgctctgacctctgtgataatgaagacctttgaacgACTTGTGCTCCAACACCTAAAGACAATaaccaaccccctgctggacccactgcagttcgcctacagagccaacaggtctgtagacgacgcagtaaatttagcccttcattacattctccagcatctggactcccctggctcctatgccaggatcctgtttgtggacttcagttccgcattcaacaccatcagcccagctctgttacaggacaagctttccctgctgagcgtgcctgactccacctgcaggtggatcacagactttctaactgacaggagtcagcacgtaaggctggggaagcaagtctccgacacccagaccatcagcaccggtgccccccaaggctgcgttctctccccactgctcttctccctgtacaccaacggctgcacctccagacaccaatctgtcaagctccttaagtttgcagacgacaccaccctcatcggcctcatctccgagggtgacgagtctgcctacagatgggaggttgaccatctggcatcctggtgcagccagaaccacatggagctgaacgccctgaagacagtggagatggcagtggacttcaggaggaactcagccccgctcccccccctcatcctgcgcggctccccagttaacacggtggagtcgttccgtttcctgggcaagaccatcgcccaggacctcaagtgggagctaaacattagctccctcaccagtaaggcccagcagaggatgtacttcctgaggcagttgaagaaattcaacctgccacagaccatgatggtgcacttttactcgtccatcatcgagtccatcctcacctcctccatcaccgtctggttcgccgctgccaccgccagggacaaggccaggctgcagcgggtcatccgtgctgcagagaaggcgatcggctgcaaccttccctccctccaggagctgtacacctccaggaccataaggagggcagggaagattgtggccgacacctcccatcctggacaccatctttttcagactctgccatctggcaggaggttaaggtccatcaggaccaaaacctcacgccataaaaacagtttcttccccatggcagtggggctctccaacagcccatccgcccccctgtgactgtctctccctcacacacacactactgccccccctgccgacactgactctcccccctctctcaatatttgcactatctttatatcatgtttatagcttatttgtaatttgtaaattgtacatttttattattttattctaacgtttttatctattcttttatctattcttttgtttttatccattcttttgttattatacagtttgtctcgcaccaaaaatgccaaagaaaattcctagtgtatacctcttacacctggcaataaacaccattctgattctgattctgattctgaaggAGAGGACACGAGGAGAGAGTAAACATTTACACCAACCTGACTGGGTTGTGTTCCAGcgcattttattttgaaagtctaCAGGTTTTTCTAAATACAGTGAGGCTTTTACTCACAACAGTCCTCAGACTacggagaggagacaaggagaggagaggaagagaggaaacaaggaggaggggaggagaggggacaaggagaggacacGAGGAGAGAGTAAACATTTACACCAACCTGACTGGGTTGTGTTCCAGcgcattttattttgaaagtcttACATGTTTTTTCTGAATACAGCAAGGCTTTTACTCACAACAGTCCTCAGACTacggagaggagacaaggaaaggagacgaggagaggacacaaggaaaggagacaaggagaAAGTAAACATTTACACCAACCTGATTGGGTTGTCTTCCAGcgcattttattttgaaaatcttaAGTTTTTTCTGAATACAGCGAGGCTTTTACTCACAACAGTCCTCAGACTACGGAGAGGAAACAGCGAgagaagacgaggagaggaaacaaagagaggagacaaggagaggacacgAGGAGAAAGTGAACATTTACACCAACCTGACTGGGTTGTGTTCCAGcgcattttattttgaaagtcaacATGTTTTTCTAAATAAAGCAAGACTTTTACTCACAACAGTCATCAGACTatggagaggaaacgaggaggGGACACAAggaaaggagacaaggagaATGTAAACATTTACAACAACCTGACTGGGTTGTGTTACAGcgcattttattttgaaagtcaacATGTTTTTCTAACTAAAGCGAGGCTTTTACTCACAACAGTCATCAGACTacggagaggagacaaggaaaggaaacgaggagaggaga from Sebastes fasciatus isolate fSebFas1 chromosome 21, fSebFas1.pri, whole genome shotgun sequence encodes:
- the LOC141759854 gene encoding clavesin-1-like, which codes for MTHLHAGLSSETTEKARLELNENPDTLHQDIQQVRDMIVTRPDIGFLRTDDDFILRFLRARKFDQMETFRLLAQYFQFRQQNLDMFQSFKVDDPGIKRALMDGFPGVLETPDQHGRKILILFASNWDQSRNSFTDILRAILLSLEVLIENPELQINGFILIIDWSNFSFKQASKLTPNILKLAIEGLQDSFPARFGGIHFVNQPWYIHAMYTIIKPFLKDKTRKRIFLHGNNLNSLHQLLQPECLPSEFGGTLPPYDMGIWARTLLGPDYNDETEYTLTYDALHVRENCGGGGGDKEMMKRSQSAVEPGTLRQTDRETSTPLLALD